The following proteins come from a genomic window of Miscanthus floridulus cultivar M001 chromosome 2, ASM1932011v1, whole genome shotgun sequence:
- the LOC136536866 gene encoding uncharacterized protein: MKRLTKVLMDGDNGLNIMYAETLDAMDIDWSHVRPIRVPFHSIVPKKQGVPLGQIDLPITFGDLANYRMETLTFEVVGFHGTYHAILGRPCNTKFMVVPNYTCLKLKMQGPCGVITIGTSFQRSYECEVESYEHASAIIASEELTVMKEGTAKEAPDSKRSAESFEPTEGIKEVLIDPSSSEDKVVHIDTMLSSN; the protein is encoded by the coding sequence ATGAAGcgtctcaccaaggtgctgatggacggagacaacggccttaacatcatgtacgccgagacgCTTGATGCCATGGACATCGACTGGTCACACGTTCGACCAATCAGGGTgcctttccacagcatcgtgcCGAAGAAACAAGGCGTACCGcttgggcagattgacctgcccatcacctttggggatctggccaactataggatggagaccctcacttttgaagtggtcgggttccacggaacctaccatgccatcctaggaagACCGTGCAacacgaagttcatggtcgtccccaactacacttgcctaaagctcaagatgcaaggcccatgtggggtcatcaccattggcacctccttccagcgctcTTATGAGTGTGAGGTTGAGAGCTATGAGCACGCCTCAGCGATTATCGCCTCCGAGGAGCTCACGGTCATGAAGGAGGGGACCGCCAAGGAAGCACCTGACTCCAAGCGGTCGGCCGAATCTTTTGAGCCCACAGAGGGCATCAAGGAGGTTCTCATAGACCCCAGTAGCTCTGAGGACAAAGTGGTGCACATcgacaccatgctttcctccaattag